The Anabaena sp. PCC 7108 region AATGCGGGAAAATCATCAGTTAAGTTAAGATAATGGTCGTGGTCAGCAGTAACGATCAATTGGTTATCTTCCCAACCACCATTGCTTTCAATCCAATTAATAACAGAGCCAATGGCTTTGTCAAAGTCCAAAACTGTTCCAATCAGGTTATCAATGTTGTTATCGTGGGCAGACCAATCGATATCTCCACCTTCAACCATCAACCAGAAACCATCAGGATCTTTACCTAACACTTCTAATGCAGCCTGAGTCAAATCGTCGAGTGTTGGGTTTTCGTTGACTTCTCTAGCAATAAAAGATTCATCGGTTTCACCGGGTAAGAGAGGTCTAACGGTATCTGGATTTAGCCCTTTGGTAGAGTTGTTGGTGAACATCGCTAAACCAGTGGTGCTGTAGTCTCCATCGGCAGAACTAACAGGCAAGTTACCATCTTGACCACGTGCGCCATACAGACCAAGTAAGCGATCGCCTTTTTCTGGATCAAGTGCAGCTGCTGTATCTGCCAACACCTGAGCCGCATTTGTACCACGCTCTAAAAATGTGTAGTCATAGATATTGGAGGTAGGATTGTTACTTAACTCCTGGTAGGTTGTTTCCTTAATATATGTATTGTCTCTTGGTTCAACACCATCGGGTAATGGTTCTCCAGTATTGGAAAGTGGATGACCACCACCAAGTAGTACGGTTGGTTGGTAAATACGCAGTTCTTGCTGCAAGATAGTGTCTAATGAAGCAGTTTCACTATCAAATTTGTTACGGTTATTGACATTTGCTGCTGCGGCCGCCGGGGTAGCATGATCAATAGGAACAGATGTTACCAAACCTGTTGATTTTCCTAACTCAGCCGCTTCAGCTAAAACGCTTTTAACTGGTTTTTCAAAAATATCAACGCCAACAGCACCGTTATAACTCTTGATGCCAGAATAAAGTGTGGTAGCTGTATTCGCGGAGTCAGGATAGCTGTTTTTGATGTAACCAGAATCATTCCCTGGAGTCCAAGGATTGATCCCACCTTTTACTGGATCGTAACCCACAAGGTTGCCAACTGCACCTTCGCTAACTTTTGCACCACCACTAGATGTAGTACCAGGATTAAATGTAGGATCAAATACAAAACCATCACGTACAGGAGTAGTTCCTGTGGGAGTGTTGATAGTTTGGTTAGAATCGTTCAGGGCTGAGTTAGATACGTTAAATGTGCCGTTAGTACCTGCGATTGTAGTTCCGTAGGTAGTGGCATAAGTGTAACCTGTCAGTGTTTGAAAGTTAAGTCCTTCTCCCTTGCCTTCCGTATAAAAATCACTGAGAGTAGCACCCGTTTTACCTTCTCGAATTTGTTTGTAAATAGCAGCAGCACGAGCCATTTCCCAGCCCATACCATCGCCAATCATGATGATTGTATTCTTAGCCATGATGGTTGATTTTCCT contains the following coding sequences:
- a CDS encoding alkaline phosphatase, coding for MAKNTIIMIGDGMGWEMARAAAIYKQIREGKTGATLSDFYTEGKGEGLNFQTLTGYTYATTYGTTIAGTNGTFNVSNSALNDSNQTINTPTGTTPVRDGFVFDPTFNPGTTSSGGAKVSEGAVGNLVGYDPVKGGINPWTPGNDSGYIKNSYPDSANTATTLYSGIKSYNGAVGVDIFEKPVKSVLAEAAELGKSTGLVTSVPIDHATPAAAAANVNNRNKFDSETASLDTILQQELRIYQPTVLLGGGHPLSNTGEPLPDGVEPRDNTYIKETTYQELSNNPTSNIYDYTFLERGTNAAQVLADTAAALDPEKGDRLLGLYGARGQDGNLPVSSADGDYSTTGLAMFTNNSTKGLNPDTVRPLLPGETDESFIAREVNENPTLDDLTQAALEVLGKDPDGFWLMVEGGDIDWSAHDNNIDNLIGTVLDFDKAIGSVINWIESNGGWEDNQLIVTADHDHYLNLTDDFPALLSSLGAEQLTAIDTIAESGNFWGNSDTDKYDWGTHTNRPVPVYYQGVDSETLTNSIGEGFESYGFQIPGLANAVDQVNIAQTMFASVTEVNQQDLVSGTSVADILIASVEIDGVQDTIFTGGGNDEVDFVFNSNARNNRVNAGSGDDTIDVSRKDRVFGSAGNDKFDATDSLGENRMSGGAGNDTFYLGSGDRALGGAGNDEFYAQEGGGNLLAGGAGADQFWIVNGDLPLAANTVVDFEMGTDVLGISGQGAGFGFDDLTLSGNSIMIGATTVAMLKGIDTTSLTADNFAFM